Part of the Anoplolepis gracilipes chromosome 13, ASM4749672v1, whole genome shotgun sequence genome, aaaaaaaaaaaaaatttaatatttaagatgcCGATTATTTCGTAaacaatgcatatatatatatagtagcaattttttactaaatatgattttgattGGAGAAAACTCCTactacataaatatgtaaaagaaaatatgggtatctataaaaaaaaaaaaaaaaaaaaaaaaaacgatagtTACCCGAAAAAGTcacgagtaaaaaaaattttacatttattttgtagcAGACTCAAAACCATGCAAATTTGTCTTATGAAACtttcttgtaattttaacCAGTTGAGATATTTACTTCGACATCTATGGAcgaacatcctgtatatataagcaGGTAATCATTTATacattcaataaattaataactatacACAGTTTGGACATACATTAAATACAActgtgtaattaatatgaataaataaaattatatatatatatatatatatctacacacgtaacatatatattagagatctaacattacattaattttattaattgaaacaattttacattgaatcctaactataaataatttttcttgtttatgCGAGTGATGCTTTTTTCGTACAATTCTTTACCTGAGAAAAACACTTTAACCATTtgtatcgataaaataaatacatcacACGAGCGATATTGATTTTCAttagttttgtaaaaataaaaatttaatatttaaaatgtaatacattattttcaaaatcagtagtatttttaaattactgtaTATCTATGAGGAAAGGAGGTTTTACTGTTCGCCGCGTTTTAATTACGTCACCATGTATCAGTCCTCGTTCAGAAACACAATTATTCCTATATTGTGTTTGAGTTGATAATTGTTACATAACTCACAATCAATTCAAATAAACGTTAGAtataagaacaaaattattgcGAAGCTATTATCTATTTTCAAGCAAACTAAAAGATATcgctataattatattaaaaaaaagaaaaaaaaaaagagtaagaAAGTTTGTGTCGCTAAAAAAATGTAGGTTACACgggttaaatattaaaatttcgaattttcaaGTTCATTCATTTTCACCCTGTTACTTCTTTCAGCTTAATCTGTCGTTGTTGGTACAGCAGTCGTGGAGAGGGTGGAGGTAGACGTCGCAGCCGCGATCGCCTCCAAGTCTTCCTTGGACAAGTTCTCGGTGAGCCAGGCATCAATCACCGGTACATTCTCCTCGTTCCACTTGATAGACTCCTGCTTAATGATCCTGAGCGCCTTCCTGATGATGGCCTCCGCCGATTCGAATTCGTTCTGATGGTCGATGTAGAACTGGTTCACCATATCGTAGCCTTCCTGTGTGTTGAACGAAGACGTGGCGGAGTTAACGATGCCGTCCCAGAGGTAGGTCTTGTTCTGGAATCGCTCCTTCACGGTATGCCAGTGCTCGTGCAGGAAGTTAAATAGGGTCCTGTAGCCGGTCGCGCTCCCGGTCAACATGCTGAAGATCAGTTGAATGTCCGCGTCCGTGAAATTCTCGTTCTGATTCAACACGGTCACTTGTAGTAGCCTGAAATGCGACCGATCGATATCACAGCAGATACGGGAACAaaaagtgatatttttaaatttattatcgacatatttattcatttacgCGAGATGTTATAAAACTGTAGTTCTTcccttcttaaaaaaataattgcggtTTCAAGctgcatttaatttttgcatttaatttttcatttaaagaatcaaatttttaagttacagaatctctttttttctttaaaggtTTATTGAAAACGATAAAACAAAGGAggaataagatatatatcgaaaactgcatttaattaCCTTTCCGACTATGTGAGAAacgaaaggaaaaataaaagttggaAAGAATCAAAGCTGAAAATGGTACAGATAATTCTCTACTGACCTCTCGATTTTATTCGCATCTTTCGGACACCCGGCGAGAGTCTTCAATAAGTAGGTGCGCTCGTTTTGTTTCCTCGCCAAGCTGGTCTTTGGGAAATTTATAACGCGTTGCAATCCAAACTCCCATTCCTCATTGGTGCCCCATTTAAACACCGGACACAGGAATTTATTTGCGACCctataaagtataattcttGCGCAAGTGTTACACGGTTATCGATAAaacgtttttattttcgttattaaaaataaaattattaagtgaACTAAAGATGTTTAGTACAtgcagtaaattaattaaactcgtGGTGTATAATATACTGACGGATTTCCTTTATCCGGTTCCTCATCGGTTAACCATTTCTTGAATTGATCTCTAGCTTCCTTAACGCAAGGCTCATATCCAGCTCGACAGAGGAAGTTCTTCATGAGACCACGCATATGAGTTTTCCACGAGGGTTCGTCAGGTTGCGGATTCTCGCCGAGTTCCAAGTAGAGAGGCTTCAGCAAGTTTCGGATGTAAGCCTAGGTAAGcgtactttattttaattatttatttgattcagtaaaattttaatttgttaatcagttaattttgaaaacactacattttataaaatgggaaattttaaaacaagataataaaaaagaaaagaataactGAAAAAAGATGAGAAAACTAGTTAATATTAGTAATTCACTTCTCACATATttgctaattaatatttaccaCATTTATGGTATAGGcgtaataatatagaaaatatatatactaatttgGGCCggaatcaatatttaatactgaCCGCACCTGTTCCATATTAGGCTGCTTAATgtgtcaatatttaatattaattatatctaccgcaaattttgttatttaacgcaaatatttgatttctatTATAGGTATTTAATTTTGGCCATTTAATAGTTggtatttaatatgaattaaatccATGAGGCGTCATTCGATTAAAGCTACTTGCCTCgaatttgaaatatacgtTCAATCCCTCAATCCGCCGACCGACATGATGAATCATCGTGAACACCGGTTCCCAAACTATGTggctcttttcttcttttaggAAAAGAGTCATGTTCATGGAAATGCTAAAGCACAATTCGCCGGCATATGCCAAGTTCCATGCATCGTGTAACAGCTTCGCTCTCGTTAACGGAGGTATTTTCTCGCGATCTGGTCCTCGCAGATACTGCGCCAACATTTTCCAGTTGCAGGAGTCATAGTTCACCGGAAACATTCCTGCAAAGGTATTATTTTGTATGCTTTCTCAGGTAACATGCACGCGAAACTCGCTAGTatcttacattaaatttaatcaatttttttcaatgtcaAGAGTTTTTATACggtatttgaataatatattgtaaagatTTAACAGCATACGTTAAAACGCCTatataaatcgaatattttcacataatcatataaagtttgaatttgaaaaaaatgattacgaAAAATCAAGGATTGAAAATTggtctttgaaaaaaatctttttctgaaaattatatttacttaccTATTTCTTCGGGattaacaatgataaaattttctttgctaGTGATGTCCGAGATAGTTAAGTTCTTTGGCTCGTTTTCCTTTCTTAACCACACGGTCGGTTTAGTATTATGGAAATTTAGATTATTCTCAGCCTGCATCACGATCGGGATGTCCCACTGATATGATACTTTTGCTGTCGATTGTGGCGGTACGTCTCGCAGATAGACTTTCTGAAAACGCAAAcagaatatttcgaaaaaatcaatatgttttatcttattatttatatttatttatttcgagaaaaattttaattaagagttTCGTgagatttttcatatatttatgtattatatcataCTTTTGTTTATTACACCTACATACATTATGTAAATGATTACATCTAAGGAAAGTATGAAAAAAGTTAGCAATATTAATTagagatagaaatttaaaaatatgcaatatatcaaatacaaattaaatcagatttaaagattctagtagctatgaattattaaaaatctagaGGTCTGTAATTTTTAACGCATGTGTTATATTGCGCAGATTTGTATCACGTAATGCACACAGCGATATAAAACGCATACGTTAAAAGTTACAGAATAGACCCTctggaattatttatttcattgaatGAAACTCGCGCATGCAAATTAAACGCGTAATTGCGACTCTTGTaatcattttatgtatttccaTAAGATAGACGCACAACTATTGCGTAGCACTAGACGTGTTTGTACTAAACACATCAGTCCTTgactttactatttttttttcctcaaaattATGCGGCTGTTATAATGTATGCTACTTCGGGGATTAAAAACACTTGTCAATGCAATCAGATGAAGAGTActatataaatgtttctttaCGAATAACTAATTAATGTCTGTGTTTCTTTCTATGCGAGAAACAATACGTttgttttagataaaatttgcttaattgatttaaaaattgtatttatacatatatttatgcaataatattttactattatttatatctactaaatcatactatttttatttattattatatatgatttccTTTTTCTAGTCTTCACACGTCTCAAGTTTCTTTTATGacaatgtaatgtatatatattatacataatatgtttGACCTCtttcacataatttatttcacagGAACATTTAGTGTGATATGTATTCTAAAATCAACATTATTACTTCTCAGTTTCACGCATTTTTGTCTGTTGATTCTCAACTACCgaagtacatatatgtaacttcCGCTGTCGAGGAATGCCTTAATCGTGAATAAACAACACACACGTGGCCATCTCGTCATTTTATCCGTGCGAAAATCGTATCTGCCTTCTTTCGTACGTCGCATGTCCTTGCGGGAAATAACGCGTTTATCTAACTTACCTGGCtgagattaatttttctagtTTCGTAATCGCGAATGACCGTGACCAACGGCACTCGATCCCGATTGATCCATGATGCGGCGATACCGTTAATGGTCAGACCTGACGGTAGATTGTTCGTCTCGTTCGCCAAATCGTTCAGATAGGTGAAGATGTCATTGGCGAAGAAGGTTCTGCGGTCTCTAAACACGAAATATGCGATTTCGcgatatgtaaaatttgtgattattataattatcgataaaaatagcCGAGAAGCAGTGCGCGAATATAGatagtttttttatacattttaactattcacaatttttatctattttattatattttatttatgccagaatttatactttattcctgaatatatgttttgtaaaaataatttgcctttttatgtaaaaaaattttatattagaatctGCTTCCCGACTAATTAATGAAGGCAATTACTACTCTTTCGACTGCTGATGGAAGAAATTTCTCACGCTCTTCTGGAACAGTTCGTGACCAAGAGTGTAATTAAACATTCGGAAAACCAACTCGGCTGTAAAATCCGAaagaatgaataattaatttcaaagacTTACAAATCGCTTgaatttacttaaattatacttgaaattattttctttttatatctgtgtccatgtatttaaatattctctcaaGTATTATTCTCTTATaggtaatataaattataatgcattttttttgccATTTATATgtcacataaaaattttaaattgattaaaaatttttatgtataaattataaattataaatttttatattttcatgaaataatttattttaattaccttTTGTCCATGTTGCTTCGTGTCTAATTCCAGCTACTCTAGAGAAAGGTGCCGTCTGTGCAAATTCATAATACAGAGAATATAACACTGTCATGGGCCATTTTCCTTCCATTTCATCCGGATTGAGCTGTGAGCAAgtgagtataaaatattatattttattccttgaaagctaataattatacaattttattataaaagataaaggataaatttaatgcaattatttgcTAACATTTCTATttgtaataacatttttctaatataaatattttttcaatatttttaataacagaaataaataacgtAAACTTACATCAATTGTCGTCATGGATGCTAAGAACGAATTAAGAGCTTTGTTAACCGGCGCATCATTTCGACGATACGGAGTGACGGCTTGACCGATCCATTGATAGAGAAGTTCGTAGGCAGTGGTCCACACTAGAGAACTGCTGAGTTCACTTTCCCTAAAGgtaaatagttattttatatatatgtatcagaGAAATATGAGAAATTCTTACTTACTTGAAGAACATGAGACCCCAATTGTCAGAAGCTTTAGAAGTGGTATACATGGGAATCGCCATCACGTCCAACTTGGATAAACCGAAAGAGctgttgaaataattttgcaaataattaatgattctCACGACTTTATCGGGAACGTCATCCAGCGACTCCAAGAATTCCTTGCGACCCCAAACTTTCACTTGTACTTTTCGTCCGTCTAtcgtatttatttcttctaagGGATCAATGGCCAATAAGTCCGATATTATGAGGGCCAGTTGGTTCGTCGATATTCTCGgtgttttttcaaattcttccTCAATCTTCGGTTTGTCGGTCCATTCACGTAGGAAgcttcagagaaaaaaaaacatattaaaatgatatcagAAAACATGTGATTtaaacttgtaaaatttaatactaataatttttagaatctgATGGacatcattaaatatttagaaataatcgaTTTCAATATGATATTCTCAAGATTGGAaggtttaattttaatatttttgctataCGTACATCGACGGTGTATTTGTGCGCGCCGTAAAACCTTTAGGATACGTTACTCTCAATTTAAAGGTCGCTTTGTAAGGCGGTTCATCCATGCAAGGGAGCATCTTCTGCGCgttatctaattgtaagtaagtGGCGATGAAGGGACTGAAAAAAGAACAAagagcgataaattttattactatttttaattattctttatcagttataactttctttttacacatcgaaattctaataaatctcTTAATATTAAGCATCtcggaat contains:
- the LOC140672285 gene encoding aminopeptidase N, which produces MMWTTLLTGFILALGISPGLPQSIYENRWKRSIDLNDVYYSKMRQYRLPNEVTPTSYDLDINVPSMESHQFNGRVKINLTWSDMSDRITLNIHQNLEVSMVSIRMIRLAPDEAEKGASMDVNIARTERQKQKSWYIIHLEQMLKNGSACEVDITYYGNLTTNETTGLYKSTYMDSEGQNHPFIATYLQLDNAQKMLPCMDEPPYKATFKLRVTYPKGFTARTNTPSIFLREWTDKPKIEEEFEKTPRISTNQLALIISDLLAIDPLEEINTIDGRKVQVKVWGRKEFLESLDDVPDKVVRIINYLQNYFNSSFGLSKLDVMAIPMYTTSKASDNWGLMFFKESELSSSLVWTTAYELLYQWIGQAVTPYRRNDAPVNKALNSFLASMTTIDLNPDEMEGKWPMTVLYSLYYEFAQTAPFSRVAGIRHEATWTKAELVFRMFNYTLGHELFQKSVRNFFHQQSKEDRRTFFANDIFTYLNDLANETNNLPSGLTINGIAASWINRDRVPLVTVIRDYETRKINLSQKVYLRDVPPQSTAKVSYQWDIPIVMQAENNLNFHNTKPTVWLRKENEPKNLTISDITSKENFIIVNPEEIGMFPVNYDSCNWKMLAQYLRGPDREKIPPLTRAKLLHDAWNLAYAGELCFSISMNMTLFLKEEKSHIVWEPVFTMIHHVGRRIEGLNVYFKFEAYIRNLLKPLYLELGENPQPDEPSWKTHMRGLMKNFLCRAGYEPCVKEARDQFKKWLTDEEPDKGNPVANKFLCPVFKWGTNEEWEFGLQRVINFPKTSLARKQNERTYLLKTLAGCPKDANKIERLLQVTVLNQNENFTDADIQLIFSMLTGSATGYRTLFNFLHEHWHTVKERFQNKTYLWDGIVNSATSSFNTQEGYDMVNQFYIDHQNEFESAEAIIRKALRIIKQESIKWNEENVPVIDAWLTENLSKEDLEAIAAATSTSTLSTTAVPTTTD